The proteins below are encoded in one region of Salvelinus namaycush isolate Seneca chromosome 32, SaNama_1.0, whole genome shotgun sequence:
- the LOC120027025 gene encoding GON-4-like protein isoform X2 — MMNLDRKRNSSSLKGGPDKSIRTEKPQSIRPPASHNAPSPLTTEASGIVTTSKEERGLEVHGTSSPWRRSPRFKSQSLLGQVPSVDLLVAEGSPGQVANEEEAVQCSPAQCPPQTEEDTDTDLVITMDERHGGGHKGSRKKVGVKRKKRAADRGVGERQQEGDGPEVEIDRELDRELENKSRQHNLTTANVRNIIHEVITNEHVVAMMKAAINETEAVPVFEPKMTRSKFKEVVEKGVVIPTWNISPIKKAQQFVDIQLAEEDSSDEEYCPDEEEEDETAEDTFQESDMESTASSPRGTRGGFHRKIHTEWDDDRSCSPMQVNHSRSRHLKVEVVPMGPPPPPQPSSSSGPQGFYTTRAPPEFSFLEKLHAVEEELAIGPVCLEPYQPPLADGLMACRTRSKRPLRDVPMGQLEAELCAPDITPDMYGCDSAPEDPEWTHWLQGIMTSDMYNDEEGDDDDDDPEYNFLAESDEPDVEDYRNDRAVRITKKEVNQLMEELFETFQDELTTQEQDGEGHEEEEEREEEAPALGTPTFNTPPDIPLEDPMAEVTAGRYRTVKEQLDAIRRRRALLESQGLLVPRALITKPREPPPPFTPTLSHHQRLQLQQQVQQHVQLLTQVHMLTSPVAALQSEAATTKQFLMELQMFAQRGELTQRGELTQGPVETGFTSVFRACNLQGALSLLEELRLSPIPYQEAPNEPRTCRRVRKHPSMPPQLAWLFATRPVFLYPELLPHVSLDPALHSARSVSMFTAGEDCLIVLGLRNLGETLQPKELLCHYLLRAKRVSQLRDHIMEKCKHTHPNNVIKAYQLQKVILPMPVACERVKPGDLRPSVEREERAMPGWLRRSLPYIYEAIREINISPDTEAMSACQSKKAPLVTLLFSSSRTLDYSFPPGTRYPTQLPDSLSFQRCGFRRWHRPPPCDLSLSLAVSHNATQSLGSGTTCSENNSQTGAVIQQCMAHHKLRPIQPATSKPPSLQHPTKPHLKRPLKPQPKPSQKPLHVILNLPAPVPAAVLCPAPSARVLASRLSHFAPLAKDLVARKFSTFANLRRLPRLLPAPPPNNKNPPQTNLNTVAPNSGANLLFLPHMSSGTASTVTETQTSVSTTTPIEQFKKNSSRTSRRRVTKKPKSSLKSEGKPQPLASTEPPALDQALTPYDYLTVVMEEDGVDEDGGDFDMPLLALSESSASPPGSVDSDDPAEESEAGQEITLTLSPGPSDMGDGGWEGEEGRGDRDQEVEEVMSPASEESTLSVPELQETMEKLSWLASGGRSEDLEEGERSGTPSECHSSSLNPPSSRHEQHHTGVVGSKGISKSPPIVYDHDDLLDSDPLREKKEIAFAQNYLNRVCHALQEVPGRVEEFLEVLYEFEQDGDEHTSVELFMRLKPVLNKWPELLRDFAAFLHPEQAQECGLLSEQQAFERSRHFLRQLELSFGENSSHYRKIVSVLQGGPTLSPAGIKEVKAQIANLLRGHTHLQGEFWVFFNELHLRPSLQCQTENRGRGDVTNTNSTSQKSSAANKPKRCQGTKATQVKEKEGDRYTHPEPSVCAKNISLTPSGEKVILWTREADRAILTACQQKGANKITFEAVSAQLGNKTANEVCARFQDLMRLFLSSTERVYSDEEASDTEPTSSRAPDPD, encoded by the exons ATGATGAATCTGGACCGCAAACGCAACTCCAGCTCTCTCAAAGGTGGCCCTGACAAATCTATTAGGACAGAGAAACCACAGTCTATAAGACCACCAGCatcccacaatgcaccatcacCACTCACAACAGAGGCCAGTGGCATTGTCACCACTTCCAAGGAGGAGAGAGGCCTGGAGGTCCATGGGACATCGTCGCCATGGAGACGGTCTCCCAGGTTCAAGAGTCAAAGCCTGCTTGGCCAGGTTCCCAGCGTGGACCTTCTTGTTGCTGAGG GATCTCCAGGTCAGGTAGCGAATGAAGAGGAGGCTGTCCAGTGCAGCCCTGCACAGTGCCCCCCTCAGACAGAAGAGGATACAGACACTGACCTGGTCATCACTATGG atGAAAGGCATGGCGGGGGACACAAGGGCAGCAGGAAGAAGGTAGGGGTAAAGAGGAAGAAGAGAGCTGCGGACAGAGGGGTGGGAGAAAGACAGCAGGAAGGAGACGGTCCTGAGGTGGAGATTGACAGGGAGCTGGACCGTGAGCTGGAGAATAAGTCCAGACAACATAACCTGACCACCGCCAATGTCCGCAACATCATTCAC GAAGTGATCACCAATGAGCATGTGGTGGCCATGATGAAAGCTGCCATCAATGAGACGGAGGCCGTGCCTGTCTTT GAGCCCAAGATGACACGTTCCAAATTCAAGGAGGTGGTAGAAAAAGGAGTG GTCATTCCCACTTGGAACATCTCCCCCATCAAAAAG GCACAACAGTTTGTGGACATTCAATTAGCGGAGGAAGACTCCTCTGATGAAGAGTACTGCCccgacgaagaggaggaggacgagacAGCGGAAGAT ACATTTCAGGAAAGTGACATGGAGAGCACGGCCTCGTCTCCAAGGGGAACCAGAGGAGGCTTCCACAGGAAAATACACACAGAGTGGGATGACGACAGGAGCTGCAGCCCCATGCAG GTCAATCACAGCAGGTCCAGACACCTGAAAGTGGAGGTTGTCCCCATGGGCCCTCCACCTCCCCcccagccctcctcctcctctggcccACAGGGATTCTATACCACCCGGGCCCCTCCAGAATTCAGCTTCCTGGAGAAGCTCCATGCCGTGGAGGAGGAGCTGGCCATCGGCCCAGTCTGCCTCGAGCCCTACCAG CCACCCCTGGCGGACGGTCTGATGGCGTGTCGTACCCGCTCCAAGAGGCCCCTCCGGGACGTCCCCATGGGACAGCTGGAGGCAGAGCTCTGTGCCCCTGACATCACGCCCGACATGTACGGGTGTGACTCCGCCCCCGAGGACCCAGAGTGGACCCACTGGCTGCAGGGCATCATGACCTCTGACATGTACAACGATG aggaaggcgatgatgatgatgacgacccGGAGTATAACTTCCTGGCGGAGAGCGACGAACCCGACGTGGAGGATTACCGTAATGACCGAGCCGTCCGCATCACCA AAAAGGAGGTGAACCAGTTGATGGAGGAGTTGTTTGAGACA tTCCAGGATGAGCTGACTACTCAGGAGCAAGATGGGGAGGGacacgaggaagaggaggagagggaggaagaggcacCTGCCCTGGGGACACCCACATTCAACACCCCGCCAGATATCCC GTTGGAGGACCCCATGGCGGAGGTGACGGCAGGGCGCTACCGTACGGTGAAGGAGCAGCTGGACGCCATCCGGCGTCGTCGGGCCCTGCTGGAGAGCCAGGGTCTGTTGGTCCCCAGGGCCCTCATCACCAAGCCCCGGGAGCCCCCGCCTCCATTCACCCCCACCCTCTCCCACCACCAGAGACTCCAGCTGCAGCAGCAAGTCCAGCAG CACGTCCAGCTCCTGACCCAGGTCCATATGTTAACCAGCCCGGTGGCTGCACTGCAGAGCGAAGCTGCCACCACCAAGCAGTTCCTG ATGGAGTTACAGATGTTTGCCCAGCGTGGGGAGTTGACCCAGCGTGGGGAGTTGACCCAGGGCCCAGTGGAGACAGGCTTCACCAGTGTGTTCAGAGCCTGTAACCTACAGGGTGCACTGTCACTACTGGAGGAGCTCAGACTGTCCCCAATCCCTTACCAGGAAGCCCCTAACGAGCCACGAACATGCAGGAGAG TCCGGAAGCACCCGTCGATGCCACCCCAGCTGGCATGGCTGTTTGCCACACGGCCGGTGTTCCTGTACCCTGAGCTACTGCCCCATGTCAGCCTGGACCCAGCCCTGCACTCCGCCCGCTCAGTCAGCATGTTCACCGCAGGAGAGGACTG CCTGATCGTCCTGGGCCTGAGAAACCTGGGGGAGACCCTCCAGCCCAAGGAGCTGCTGTGTCACTACCTGCTCCGCGCCAAGAGGGTCTCTCAGCTCCGTGACCACATTATGGAGAAGTGTAAACACACCCATCCCAACAACGTCATCAAG gcCTACCAGCTCCAGAAAGTGATCCTTCCCATGCCGGTGGCCTGTGAGCGAGTGAAGCCGGGTGACCTGCGTCcttcagtggagagagaggagagagccatGCCCGGATGGCTGAGG AGAAGTTTGCCTTATATCTACGAGGCAATCAGAGAAATCAACATCTCGCCGGATACAGAAGCCATGTCGGCATGTCAATCAAAGAAAGCCCCACTCGTCACTCTTCTCTTCAGTTCCTCCAGAACTTTGGACTACAGCTTCCCTCCCGGGACTCGCTACCCGACCCAACTCCCCGACAGCCTTTCATTCCAGCGCTGTGGCTTCAGGCGCTGGCACCGTCCACCACCCTGTGACCTCTCGCTGTCCCTGGCTGTATCGCACAACGCCACCCAGAGTCTGGGAAGTGGAACTACATGCTCTGAAAATAATTCCCAGACAGGTGCTGTGATTCAGCAGTGCATGGCCCACCACAAACTGCGGCCCATCCAGCCTGCAACATCCAAACCTCCTTCTCTTCAGCATCCCACCAAGCCTCATCTGAAACGTCCCCTCAAGCCTCAACCCAAACCTTCCCAGAAGCCCCTGCACGTCATCCTCAATTTGCCTGCCCCAGTGCCCGCAGCTGTCCTTTGTCCTGCCCCTTCCGCCAGGGTGTTGGCCTCCCGGTTGTCACATTTCGCTCCATTGGCCAAAGACCTGGTTGCTCGGAAGTTCAGCACGTTCGCCAACCTCCGCAGGCTGCCCAGGTTGCTGCCAGCTCCTCCACCCAACAACAAGAACCCTCCCCAAACAAACCTGAATACTGTGGCCCCCAACAGTGGAGCAAACCTCCTTTTTTTGCCCCACATGAGTAGTGGAACAGCCTCCACTGTTACCGAAACCCAAACCTCGGTCTCTACTACGACTCCTATCGAACAATTCAAGAAAAACTCCTCCAGGACAAGCCGGCGGCGGGTGACAAAGAAACCTAAAAGCAGCCTGAAGAGTGAGGGGAAGCCCCAGCCTTTAGCTTCTACGGAACCACCTGCCCTGGACCAGGCTCTGACCCCATACGACTATCTCACAGTTGTAATGGAGGAAGATGGGGTGGATGAGGATGGAGGTGATTTTGATATGCCCCTCCTGGCCCTGTCGGAGTCCTCTGCCAGCCCCCCGGGGAGCGTTGACTCCGATGACCCCGCTGAGGAGTCAGAGGCGGGGCAGGAGATAACGCTGACCCTATCGCCCGGGCCGTCAGATATGGgggatggagggtgggagggtgaagagggaaggggagacagAGATCAGGAGGTAGAGGAAGTGATGTCACCAGCTTCCGAGGAGTCCACGTTGTCCGTGCCAGAGCTGCAG GAGACGATGGAGAAACTGTCATGGCTGGCGTCAGGGGGGAGGTCAGAGGACTTGGAAGAGGGTGAACGATCAGGCACACCCTCAG AATGCCATAGTAGTAGCCTCAACCCTCCTAGCTCAAGGCATGAGCAGCATCACACTGGAGTAGTCGGCAGCAAGGGGATATCCAAAAGCCCACCGATCGTCTACGACCATGACGACCTACTCGACAGCGACCCCCTGAGGGAGAAGAAGGAAATAGCCTTCGCTCAGAATTATCTCAACAGg GTGTGTCATGCCCTGCAGGAGGTGCCGGGGCGCGTGGAGGAGTTTCTGGAGGTACTCTATGAGTTTGAGCAGGACGGAGATGAGCATACCTCTGTGGAACTCTTCATGAGGCTAAAACCTGTTCTGAACAAGTGGCCGGAGCTGCTCCGAGACTTTGCTGCCTTCCTCCATCCCGAACAAGCCCAGGAGTGTGGACTG CTGTCAGAGCAGCAGGCGTTTGAGCGTAGCCGGCACTTCCTGCGACAACTGGAGCTGAGCTTTGGGGAAAACTCCTCCCACTACCGCAAGATAGTGAGCGTCCTTCAAGGAGGCCCTACTCTCAGTCCTGCTGGCATCAAGGAG GTGAAGGCCCAGATAGCCAACCTTCTCCGAGGTCACACCCACCTGCAGGGGGAATTCTGGGTGTTTTTCAACGAGCTCCACTTACGGCCCTCGTTGCAGTGTCAGACTGAGAACAGAGGCCGTGGTGATGTGACCAACACAAACTCCACTTCCCAGAAGTCATCAGCAGCAAATAAACCTAAGAGATGCCAAGGCACTAAAGCCACACAAGTAAAGGAGAAAGAAGGGGATCGCTACACCCACCCTGAGCCTTCAGTCTGTGCCAAAAACATCTCACTTACACCCAGTGGAGAGAAAGTCATCCTCTGGACCAG